A region of Culicoides brevitarsis isolate CSIRO-B50_1 chromosome 1, AGI_CSIRO_Cbre_v1, whole genome shotgun sequence DNA encodes the following proteins:
- the LOC134838290 gene encoding protein sidekick-1-like: MGGILRLIQLLLHNLLLLLSATYALTGETPSSYWETPFAQPYFDNTTKREITATVGQSALLNCRVRNLGDRAVTWLRKRDLHILTVGILTYTNDQRFQSLHTEGSDEWTLRITTPQPRDSGTYECQVSTEPKISQTFRLNVVVSKAKILGNSELFIKSGSDINLTCVALQAPAPPSFIYWYKGGRVINYSQRGGISVLTERQTRTSKLVISRAMPTDSGNYTCSPSASDSASVLVHVINGEHPAAMQHGNSSATSFLLNNYKTLGSNLLLLSSTITTLSLVLPVSSFLCLTISTIFIGANAFR, encoded by the exons ctACTTATGCATTGACGGGAGAGACACCATCATCATATTGGGAGACGCCATTTGCCCAGCCGTACTTTGATAACACAACAAAACGTGAAATTACCGCAACCGTAGGACAATCAGCACTTTTAAACTGTAGAGTACGGAATTTAGGTGATAGAGCA GTAACGTGGCTACGAAAACGCGATTTGCACATTTTGACAGTTGGCATCTTGACGTATACGAATGATCAGCGATTCCAGTCGCTGCACACAGAGGGCTCTGACGAATGGACATTGCGGATAACGACGCCACAGCCACGCGATTCCGGCACCTACGAATGCCAAGTTTCGACAGAaccaaaaattagtcaaaCATTCCGGTTGAATGTTGTTG TTTCCAAGGCGAAAATTCTCGGCAACTcggaattatttatcaaaagtggtagtgatataaatttaacatGTGTTGCATTACAAGCGCCAGCACCAccatcttttatttattggtaCAAAGGTGGACGGGTAATTAACTATTCGCAACGTGGTGGTATTTCAGTATTAACAGAACGCCAAACGAGAACAAGTAAATTAGTTATATCACGTGCGATGCCAACTGATTCTGGTAATTATACATGTTCACCCAGTGCTTCAG ATTCAGCATCAGTATTAGTCCATGTAATAAATGGTGAACATCCTGCGGCGATGCAGCATGGGAATAGTAGTGCAACTagttttctattaaataattataaaacattAGGTTCAAATTTACTATTATTATCGTCGACGATAACAACACTGTCGTTAGTCTTGCCAgtatcatcatttttatgtttaacaaTTTCGACAATATTTATCGGGGCAAATGCTTTTAGGTGA